In the genome of Nitrospiria bacterium, the window ACCCTCACAGCATTCCGTCCTTCCAAGGCCAACGCCACGCCTGCCGGAGCAGAGGGTCGAACCCGGGCGCATACCCAAGACACGGCAACCGTCTCCCCCCAAGAGCATCAAGTTGCCGCGGCTTCCCTCGGCGCCCACCGCTCCGGGTCCTTCGGCGGGAGGAACCCGACAGGTCCGGCCCCTTTATAAGGTCCCCCCGCCATCCAGAATCCAAGCCCCGGCCGGTCCTTCGCGATAGGACGCCGTATCACGCATCGACGCGAAGAACCTGCTTTCATCGAATACCAAATTGGAACCCGTCGCGGCCCGCACAAATCCCCATCCACTCTATATATAGTGATGCAGATCGAATATATTCGATTTCCTGCCCTGATAACAACATAGGTGACACCCTGATCAACTCGACCCTCCCTGCTCCGTGGCCGCAGTTCGACCGGACTAAGGCTCGTCCGCTCAATTTTCCGAAGGGGCTTGGCGGAAAATTGACCCTGAAGGGCCGCGTCCTTCGCCGAGTCCGGTGCCCGAACCTCGGCCAAGTCGCGACTCGGGCCGATGCTGATCAGTGTCACCCATATCTATTTTCATCAAAATAGATTCGATTTTCCCCCTTGACAAGCCCCGCCCGCTCGATTATAGTATAGGTGTCCATTTGGACACCCATTGAATCCCGATGAAGAACCCGCTGACCGACAGGCAGGCCGAGGTCCTGAACTTCGTGAATCAATTCATCGCGAGGTCCGGATATCCGCCCACCGTCCGCGAGATCGCACGGCATCTCGGGATCCGCGGACACCACGCGGTCCGAAAGCATCTCCTGGCTTTGGAAAAAAACGGTCACCTCACCCGCGGGCGCGGCGCGCGATCGATCGGGATCGCCGATCAACCTCAGGCCGTTTCCGTCCCGATCCTGGGCCAGGTGGCCGCGGGAAAGCCCATTCTCGCGGAAGAAAACATCCTCGGAACTTTGGCGTTGGACCGATCCGTGACGCGCGGGGGTCCGGTCTTCCTTTTGAAGATCAAGGGCGACAGCATGATCGGAGCCGGAATTTTAGACGGCGATTACGTGCTGGTGAAAGCGCAGGCCCAGGCCGAGAACGGGGAGATCGCGGTGGTCCTGGCGGAGGACGAGGCCACCGTGAAGCGCGTCTTCCGCCGCGGCGACAAGATCGTTCTGCAACCCGAGAACCCCGCGCATCAACCCATGACATTCACCCCAAAAGACGCCCTTCGTATCCTCGGCAAGGTCCTGGGCGTGGTCCGGTTTCCCAATCTCAATTAGTCAAGAGGAGAGCTTCGATGGCTGAGCAAAATTATTTTTACTGGAGATGCCCCGACTGCGTTCATGTGCGAGATCTGGATCTGGGAAAGATGACAAACCGCTGTCGGCTCATCGATCAGGGAGAATCGCCGGTGGATGGAACGCTCTGGGAAAACCAGGATCACGACCTCTGCCCGGTCTTCGAACCCAAAGCCGATCAACACGCAGCCGTACTGATGGCCCAAGGACGCACAACGCAAAGTCTCTAACGCGCTTCACAATTGAAAGGGCAAGGACCCTACTCGATGGCCGATCCTTCTTCTCAATCGTCGTTGTTCGAAATCGAAGCGACCGATCTTTCCTGGCAGAAGATCGTCACGCCGGCCGCCTTGGAAGCCGTGGCGCGGGATCAGGGCCGGATCATCGGGTTCATCGGACATCGCGGGGTGTTCGCGCTCGGCCATTATTTGATGGCCTGGCGACTGCTTCAGGACGAGTCGGTCGTCCTGGTCGACGGGGCCAACATCATAGACCTCCCGCTGATCCTGAAGCTCACGGACGGTCCTAAAACGAATCGCCGGCGGCTCCTGGACCGTCTCCATCTATCACGGGCCTTCACCGCGCACCAGTTGGAGGCCGTCATTTGCGAGCGCTTGGAGAAAGCGCTCCAAAAATACAAAAGCCGTCTTTGCTTCGTCTCCGGATTGCTGGACACGTTCTATGACGAGGAAGTTCCGGCGTGGGAAGCGACGCGCATCCTTCGCAAGACGACGGAAAAGCTCCGCGCCTTGGCGCATCAAGGCTGCCGACTGATCCTTCTGGCCCCCGACCCGCCTGCGCCGACAGCGCAGAGGAAAAACCTCGCGCCCTTCGTAATCAAATCCGCGAACCGGATTTTTGCGTTGGTCCATGAGAAGGATCGATACCTGCTGATCGACGACGCCCAAACCGCACGAGATAAGCACTGGGTCCTTCCTTTGATGCCGTTCTCGATCAAGCGATCTTCTTCGAGGTGATTCATGGGCCGGACGCTGGCCACCTTCACGATGCAGGTCAATCAGGCCCTGGAGGAATGGGGAAAATTTAAACGGGCCCTGCGCAAAGAGGATCAGGCGATTATCGAGTTGCTTTTTGCCGATGCGCGCTATCATGCGCAGGCCGGGGCTTATCTCGCGCCGACCGATCCCTTCTCGGCCATGCTCCTTTCGATGCTGCTCGAGGAACGCAAAGCGCGTCTGGCTTTGGAGAAACGGCTCCATGAACTCGAAACCGGATTCAAGGCGCAGGCTTAGGGGCTGGTTGTTCGACGTCTACCCTGCCGCTGAAGGCATGGTCCTCTGGATCATCGCGGAGGACGGACGTCGGCTCCGGCTGACCGATCCGTTTCATCCTTCCTTTTATTTCGAGGGTCCGTCGATTGAATCAAGAAACGCCGTTCTTCATCTGTCACGCGAAAAGACTCCCGTCACGGCCCGGCACGTCGAGCGCAGCGAGTTCTTCAGCGGCCGGGCGATCCCGGTGGTGCAGGTTACAGTCCACGATCCCACGGAATACGTCGGCATCGTAAAGAGGCTCGTCCGTATCGGCGACCGACTGCAATTCTATAATTGTGACATCGACCTCTCTCAGCTCTATTTCTATGAACGAAACCTATTCCCTTTGGCCTTGTGTTCCGTGGATCGCACCGAAACGGAAACGATCCAAACCATCCAAGCGCTCGATTCGCCCTGGGATCCGGATTATTCCCTTCCCCCGCTCCGCTCCATGCATCTGCGGTTGGAAGGGGACCTCATCAATCCAAATCACGGAGGTCAAGGGAAGCTTGAGATCCGGGATGACCATGGCCGGTGTGTGCTTGAAGGGGATGATCCGGCCGAGGTGTTGACCGGGCTCAACAATCACCTCCGTAAAAACGATCCGGACCTGATTTTCACCGATTGGGGAGACTCCTTCATCATCCCGCATGTTCAAATGCTTTCGGAGCGATGCAGGATTCCGGTCGCCTTCAATCGCGACAGGCGCATGGCGATCGCCGGGAAAAAGATGCGTTCCTATGCCTCCTATGGACGGATGGTCCACAGCGCCGGGGCGCAGACCTTCTTCGGCCGTTGGCACATCGACCGGCAGAATTCGTTCATTCTCAACGAGGCGGGTCTCGAAGGACTGTTTGAACAGGCCCGGGTCACAAAGCTCCCGATTCAGCATATGGCCCGGACCTCGACCGGAACGGGGATCACCTCCATGCAGCTTGAGACGGCTTACCGGGCGGGAATCCTCATTCCGTGGCGAAAGAGCGAGCCGGAGGAGTTCAAGTCCGGCTTCGAGCTGCTCACGATCGATAAAGGCGGCATGGTCTTTCTTCCGCCGGTGGGTTTTCAGGAAGAGGTCGCCGAGCTTGATTTCGCCTCGATGTATCCCGCCATCATGGCCCGGTTCAACATCTCGCCCGAAACGGTCGGCTGTTCCTGCTGCCCCGGAAATCGCGTTCCGGAAACGGGCTATACGATCTGCACAAAACGAAAGGGACTTGTCCCGGAAACCCTCGAGCCGCTTCTTGCCAAGCGAGCGCAGTATAAACAACGACTCAAATCCACGACCGATCCGAAACGGCGTGAACGTTACGATCAGCGCCAGAACGCGCTGAAATGGCTGCTCGTGGTCTCCTTCGGTTATCTGGGTTACAAGAATGCCCGTTTCGGGCGCATCGAAGCGCATGAGTGCGTGACGGCTTACAGTCGTGAGACGCTTCTTCAAGCCAAGGAGATTGCGGAAGGCCGTGGCTATCAACTCCTCCATGCCATCGTGGATTCCGTCTGGGTCAAGAAGGCCGGTGCGACGGAGCCCGACTATCGGAAGCTTGCGGATGCGATCACTCAGGGAACCGGCCTTCCGATCAACCTGGAAGGGATTTATCGTTGGATCGGGTTCCTTCCCTCGAAGACGCGGCCGAGCCTTTCGGTTCCGAACCGGTTTTTGGGCGTCTTTCGTACCGGAGCGATGAAGATACGGGGCCTGGAAGTGCGCCGCACCGACACGCCTTCCCTGGTCAAAGAAGCTCAAACCCGTATGATCGAGGTTTTAAATCAGGCCCAGGATCTTAAAGAATATGAGGCACAAATTCCTGAGGTCGTCAAAATCCTGGCCGAATACCGTCGGCGACTCGTTGAAGGACAGGTCAATCTAAGAGAGCTGGTCATCACGCGAACTCTTTCCCAGGACCCCCGGGAATACAAGAAGGCGACGCTTTCGGCCGTGGTTTCCCATGAACTGTTGGCCCGCGGGGTCAAACTCGCGCCGGGGGAAGCGATTCAGTACGTCATCACCCATGACGCGGATAAAGATCCGGCCGGCCGGGCCCGGGCCTATGCGACCCTCACGGCGGATCATGCCTATGACGTCGAAAAGTACAGCGAGCTGCTTTTAAAAAGCGGTGAAAGCCTCCTCGCCCTGTTTGGCTACGATCTTAAAAGGCTGGAGCAATTGACCCGATAAATATCCAGACAGTGACTTGATTCACCGCCCGGGCGAGGGCTATGATGAAGCCCTATGTGCGCGAGATACACCCTTACGGAAGAGATCATCCTGATCCTGAAACGCCTGTTGATCAAGTCCCCGATGAGAGACTTCCACCCGCGGTATAATATCGCGCCCTCCCAGAACGCGCCCGTCATCCTGAACGAAGAGGGAAGATCGGTTCAAGTCTTCCGCTGGGGGCTCATCCCCTCCTGGGCCAAGGATCCGTCCATCGGCTATAAGTTGATCAATGCCCGCGCCGAGTCGGTCGCCGAGAAACCCAGTTTCAGAAATGCATTTAAAAAAAGAAGATGCCTCATTCCGGCCGACGGGTTTTATGAATGGCGTTTGGAATCGGACGGCCGAACGAAGACCCCCATGCGAATCCGGCTCAAATCAAAGGAGCCGTTCACCTTCGCCGGGCTATGGGAAACATGGAAGGACCGGCAGGAAAAAGAGTTTCGGACCTTTACGATCATTACGACCGAGCCGAATGAAATCCTGCAACCGATACATAACCGGATCCCCGTGATCATGAAACCGGAGGATGAAGAAGCCTGGCTCGACCCGCAGGCCGACGTCAAGCATTTGGAAAAGATTTTAGCGCCCTATTCGTCAAACGAGATGGAAGCCTACGCGGTGTCTAAGTTGGTCAACAGTCCGAAACAC includes:
- the lexA gene encoding transcriptional repressor LexA; this translates as MKNPLTDRQAEVLNFVNQFIARSGYPPTVREIARHLGIRGHHAVRKHLLALEKNGHLTRGRGARSIGIADQPQAVSVPILGQVAAGKPILAEENILGTLALDRSVTRGGPVFLLKIKGDSMIGAGILDGDYVLVKAQAQAENGEIAVVLAEDEATVKRVFRRGDKIVLQPENPAHQPMTFTPKDALRILGKVLGVVRFPNLN
- a CDS encoding SOS response-associated peptidase, whose amino-acid sequence is MCARYTLTEEIILILKRLLIKSPMRDFHPRYNIAPSQNAPVILNEEGRSVQVFRWGLIPSWAKDPSIGYKLINARAESVAEKPSFRNAFKKRRCLIPADGFYEWRLESDGRTKTPMRIRLKSKEPFTFAGLWETWKDRQEKEFRTFTIITTEPNEILQPIHNRIPVIMKPEDEEAWLDPQADVKHLEKILAPYSSNEMEAYAVSKLVNSPKHDSPDCIEPAVVPPPSTLF
- a CDS encoding DNA polymerase domain-containing protein; the protein is MNSKPDSRRRLRGWLFDVYPAAEGMVLWIIAEDGRRLRLTDPFHPSFYFEGPSIESRNAVLHLSREKTPVTARHVERSEFFSGRAIPVVQVTVHDPTEYVGIVKRLVRIGDRLQFYNCDIDLSQLYFYERNLFPLALCSVDRTETETIQTIQALDSPWDPDYSLPPLRSMHLRLEGDLINPNHGGQGKLEIRDDHGRCVLEGDDPAEVLTGLNNHLRKNDPDLIFTDWGDSFIIPHVQMLSERCRIPVAFNRDRRMAIAGKKMRSYASYGRMVHSAGAQTFFGRWHIDRQNSFILNEAGLEGLFEQARVTKLPIQHMARTSTGTGITSMQLETAYRAGILIPWRKSEPEEFKSGFELLTIDKGGMVFLPPVGFQEEVAELDFASMYPAIMARFNISPETVGCSCCPGNRVPETGYTICTKRKGLVPETLEPLLAKRAQYKQRLKSTTDPKRRERYDQRQNALKWLLVVSFGYLGYKNARFGRIEAHECVTAYSRETLLQAKEIAEGRGYQLLHAIVDSVWVKKAGATEPDYRKLADAITQGTGLPINLEGIYRWIGFLPSKTRPSLSVPNRFLGVFRTGAMKIRGLEVRRTDTPSLVKEAQTRMIEVLNQAQDLKEYEAQIPEVVKILAEYRRRLVEGQVNLRELVITRTLSQDPREYKKATLSAVVSHELLARGVKLAPGEAIQYVITHDADKDPAGRARAYATLTADHAYDVEKYSELLLKSGESLLALFGYDLKRLEQLTR